From the Streptococcus oralis ATCC 35037 genome, one window contains:
- the pabB gene encoding aminodeoxychorismate synthase component I produces MHRKTVIDFRALGMRYIFTQPIKELKTRDLAEVADLLAQVESYQEQGYYVVGYVSYEAAPAFEEKLAVHKAPLLAEYLLYFTVHDRVETSPIPLTYEEVDLPSNWQEVTSAEDYEKAISQIHHHLRQGDTYQVNYTVQLKQDLSANPFAIYNRMVVEQEAGYNAYVEHDEMAVISMSPELFFEQNDRELTTRPMKGTTQRGVTDQEDLAQASWLEQDPKNRSENMMIVDLLRNDMNRISEVGSEHVERLCQVEQYSTVWQMTSTIKSQLRPDVDLVAIFRSLFPCGSITGAPKIATMEIIKNLEPQPRGVYCGTIGLLLPNGRRIFNVAIRTIQLYKGQAIYGVGGGITWDSTWESEYREVHQKAAVLYRKQACFQLITTGKISQKNLLFEDQHLERLTKASRYFAYPFNPEDLRQRIEEECQVCDANQDYRLRITLSKSGEIELSRQLLAPLSPSFCKAKLCLQETDLNQSFTYFKTTNRPHLSLGEQEKIYHNKSGELLETSIGNLVLKINGKLYTPPIRLGILPGIYRQHLLETGQVEEKVLTVPDLDQAETIYGCNAVRGLYELEVI; encoded by the coding sequence ATGCATAGAAAAACAGTGATTGATTTTAGGGCTTTGGGGATGAGATACATCTTTACCCAGCCGATTAAAGAGTTAAAAACGAGAGATTTAGCAGAAGTGGCAGACTTGCTGGCTCAGGTGGAAAGCTACCAAGAACAAGGATATTATGTGGTGGGCTATGTCAGTTACGAGGCTGCACCTGCATTTGAGGAGAAATTAGCAGTTCATAAGGCTCCTTTACTGGCAGAGTATCTGCTATATTTTACCGTTCACGATAGGGTGGAAACATCCCCTATTCCTCTGACTTATGAGGAAGTAGATCTGCCTTCAAATTGGCAGGAAGTGACGTCTGCAGAGGACTATGAAAAAGCTATTTCCCAGATTCACCATCATTTGCGTCAGGGGGACACCTATCAGGTAAATTACACTGTCCAACTCAAGCAAGACCTAAGTGCCAATCCTTTTGCCATCTACAATCGCATGGTGGTAGAACAGGAGGCGGGTTACAATGCCTATGTTGAACATGATGAGATGGCAGTGATTTCCATGAGTCCAGAACTCTTTTTTGAGCAAAATGACCGAGAATTAACGACTCGTCCAATGAAGGGAACAACCCAGCGGGGAGTGACTGACCAAGAAGACCTTGCCCAAGCTAGTTGGCTAGAACAGGATCCTAAAAATCGCTCTGAAAATATGATGATTGTGGATCTCTTGCGAAATGACATGAACCGTATTTCTGAAGTTGGTAGTGAGCATGTGGAGCGTTTATGCCAAGTAGAGCAGTATTCTACAGTTTGGCAGATGACTTCAACTATCAAGAGTCAGTTGCGACCGGATGTGGACTTGGTTGCCATTTTTCGCTCCCTCTTTCCTTGTGGATCCATAACGGGAGCTCCCAAAATTGCGACCATGGAAATCATCAAGAACTTGGAGCCTCAACCGCGTGGAGTCTACTGCGGAACGATTGGTCTCTTGCTTCCAAATGGACGACGGATTTTCAATGTCGCCATTCGGACCATTCAACTCTACAAGGGACAAGCCATTTATGGGGTTGGCGGAGGGATTACTTGGGATAGTACTTGGGAATCTGAATACCGAGAGGTTCATCAAAAGGCGGCTGTTCTCTATCGTAAACAAGCATGTTTCCAACTGATTACGACTGGGAAAATCAGCCAGAAAAACTTGTTGTTTGAAGATCAACATCTGGAAAGATTGACAAAGGCGAGTCGTTATTTTGCCTATCCTTTTAATCCGGAAGACCTGAGACAAAGGATAGAGGAAGAGTGCCAAGTTTGTGATGCTAATCAAGACTACCGTTTGCGAATTACCCTCAGCAAGTCTGGAGAGATTGAACTCAGTCGCCAACTCTTAGCACCCCTCAGTCCAAGTTTCTGCAAAGCTAAGCTTTGTCTGCAAGAAACAGATTTGAATCAATCCTTTACCTACTTTAAAACAACTAATAGACCACATTTAAGTCTAGGAGAGCAAGAGAAGATTTACCACAATAAGTCAGGAGAACTACTTGAGACCTCTATTGGAAATCTGGTCTTAAAAATTAATGGTAAACTCTACACACCGCCTATCAGACTTGGAATTTTGCCAGGAATTTACCGTCAGCATTTGCTGGAAACAGGACAAGTAGAGGAAAAAGTCTTGACTGTGCCAGACTTGGACCAAGCGGAAACTATCTATGGCTGTAACGCGGTCAGAGGCTTGTATGAGTTGGAAGTGATATAA
- a CDS encoding TIGR01440 family protein, whose amino-acid sequence MKEKDIQRATSQIVEDVIDKANLKQGAIFVLGLSSSEVIGGQIGKESSQEIGEIIVKTILDILEKKGIHLAVQGCEHVNRALVVERQVAEQFGLEIVSVLPTLHAGGSGQLAAFKFMRDPVEVEFIKAHAGLDIGDTAIGMHVKHVQVPIRPLLREIGHAHVTALASRPKLIGGARAQYPEDSIRKS is encoded by the coding sequence ATGAAGGAAAAAGACATTCAAAGAGCAACAAGCCAGATTGTAGAAGATGTAATAGACAAGGCTAATTTGAAGCAAGGAGCCATCTTTGTTTTGGGCCTTTCTTCTAGTGAAGTGATAGGTGGTCAGATTGGCAAGGAATCCAGTCAAGAAATTGGGGAAATCATTGTGAAGACCATTCTAGATATCCTAGAGAAAAAAGGAATTCATCTAGCTGTTCAAGGTTGTGAACATGTCAATCGAGCCCTCGTCGTTGAACGTCAGGTGGCAGAGCAGTTTGGTCTGGAAATCGTCAGTGTCCTTCCTACACTTCATGCAGGAGGTTCGGGTCAGTTGGCAGCCTTCAAGTTTATGCGGGATCCAGTTGAGGTTGAATTTATCAAGGCCCATGCTGGATTGGATATCGGAGATACTGCGATTGGCATGCATGTCAAGCATGTTCAGGTTCCAATTCGCCCTCTTTTGAGAGAAATTGGGCATGCCCATGTAACGGCTCTTGCAAGTCGTCCCAAACTAATCGGAGGTGCGCGTGCGCAGTATCCAGAAGACTCTATCAGAAAGTCATAA
- a CDS encoding cache domain-containing sensor histidine kinase: MKRSSLLVRMVISIFLVFLILLALVGTFYYQSSSSAIEATIEGNSQTTISQTSHFIQSYIKKLETTSTSLTQQKDVLAYAENPNQDQAKGIRDLFLTILKADQDLKTVVLVTKSGQVISTDDSVQMKTSSDMMAEDWYQKAIHQGAKPVLTPARKSDSQWVISVTQELVDAEGANLGVLRLDISYETLEAYLNQLQLGQQGFAFIINENHEFVYHPKRTVYSSASEMEAMKPYIDTGQGYTLDHQSYVSQEKIAGTDWTVIGVSSLEKLDQVRSQLMWTLLGASALSLLACLCLVWLSLKRWIAPLKDLRETMLEIASGTQNLRAKEAGAYELREVTRQFNAMLDQIDQLMADVRRQEEATRQYELQALSSQINPHFLYNTLDTIIWMAEFQDSQRVVQVTKSLATYFRLALNQGKDLISLSDEINHVRQYLFIQKQRYGEKLEYEIAEDPAFGNLVLPKLVLQPLVENALYHGIKEKEGQGHIKVSVQRQDTGLVIRIEDDGVGFQATSDSSQSQLKRGGVGLQNVDQRLKLHFGDNYQMKINSAPDKGTTVEIYINRIETS, from the coding sequence ATGAAGCGTTCTTCTCTCTTAGTCAGAATGGTTATTTCCATCTTTCTGGTCTTTCTCATTCTCCTAGCTCTGGTTGGGACTTTCTATTATCAATCTAGTTCATCAGCCATTGAGGCCACTATTGAGGGCAATAGCCAAACAACTATCAGCCAAACTAGCCACTTTATTCAGTCATATATCAAAAAATTAGAAACTACCTCTACCAGTTTGACCCAGCAGAAGGATGTCTTAGCCTATGCTGAGAATCCTAACCAAGACCAAGCCAAGGGAATCCGAGATCTGTTTTTGACGATCTTAAAGGCAGACCAGGACTTGAAAACGGTGGTACTGGTCACCAAATCCGGTCAGGTTATTTCTACAGATGATAGTGTGCAGATGAAAACTTCCTCAGATATGATGGCTGAGGATTGGTACCAAAAGGCTATTCATCAGGGAGCTAAGCCAGTTTTAACCCCAGCTCGTAAATCAGATAGTCAGTGGGTTATTTCTGTCACTCAAGAACTTGTTGATGCAGAGGGGGCCAATCTTGGCGTACTTCGTTTGGATATTTCCTACGAAACTCTGGAAGCCTATCTCAACCAACTCCAGTTGGGTCAGCAGGGGTTTGCCTTTATCATCAATGAAAACCATGAATTTGTCTACCATCCTAAACGTACTGTCTATAGCTCAGCGAGTGAAATGGAGGCCATGAAACCCTACATCGATACGGGGCAGGGCTATACGCTGGACCATCAATCATACGTCAGTCAGGAAAAGATTGCAGGAACAGATTGGACGGTTATAGGCGTGTCTTCGTTGGAGAAGTTAGACCAGGTTCGGAGTCAACTCATGTGGACCTTGCTTGGTGCTAGTGCCTTATCTCTTCTTGCCTGTCTCTGCTTGGTTTGGCTCAGTCTCAAACGCTGGATTGCCCCTTTGAAGGATCTAAGAGAAACCATGCTGGAAATTGCTTCTGGTACACAAAATCTGCGTGCTAAGGAAGCTGGCGCCTATGAACTGAGAGAAGTGACTCGCCAGTTTAATGCCATGTTGGATCAGATTGACCAGTTGATGGCAGATGTGCGCAGGCAGGAAGAAGCGACCCGGCAGTATGAACTTCAAGCATTGTCGAGCCAGATTAACCCCCATTTCCTCTATAATACTTTGGACACTATCATCTGGATGGCTGAGTTTCAGGATAGTCAGCGAGTGGTTCAGGTGACCAAGTCCTTGGCAACCTATTTCCGCTTGGCGCTCAATCAAGGAAAGGATTTGATTTCTCTTTCTGATGAAATCAATCATGTCCGCCAGTACCTCTTTATCCAGAAACAACGCTATGGTGAAAAGCTGGAGTATGAGATTGCTGAAGATCCTGCTTTTGGTAACCTAGTCTTACCCAAGTTGGTGTTGCAACCTCTTGTGGAAAATGCCCTTTACCATGGTATTAAGGAGAAGGAAGGTCAGGGCCATATTAAAGTTTCTGTTCAGAGACAGGATACAGGGCTTGTCATCCGCATTGAGGATGATGGCGTTGGTTTCCAAGCTACTAGCGATAGCAGTCAAAGTCAGCTCAAACGTGGGGGAGTTGGTCTACAAAATGTTGACCAACGACTCAAACTTCATTTTGGAGACAATTACCAGATGAAGATCAATTCTGCACCTGACAAAGGAACGACGGTTGAAATATACATAAATAGAATAGAAACTAGCTAA
- a CDS encoding response regulator transcription factor: MTYTILIVEDEYLVRQGLTKLVNVAAYDMEIIGQAENGRQAWDLIQKQVPDIILTDINMPQLNGIQLASLVRETYPQVHLVFLTGYDYFDYALSAVKLGVDDYLLKPFSRQDIEKMLGKIKQKLDKEEKEEQLQDLLTDKFEGNIAQKIQSHLADSQFSLKSLASDLGFSPTYLSSLIKKELGLPFQDYLVRERVKQAKLLLLTTDLKIYEIAEKVGFEDMNYFTQRFKQIAGVTPRQFKKGEGR; encoded by the coding sequence ATGACCTACACAATCTTAATCGTAGAGGATGAATATCTAGTAAGACAAGGCTTGACCAAGTTGGTCAATGTAGCAGCCTACGATATGGAAATCATCGGTCAGGCCGAAAATGGAAGGCAGGCTTGGGACTTGATCCAAAAGCAGGTGCCAGATATCATTTTAACTGATATCAATATGCCTCAGCTAAATGGCATCCAGTTGGCCAGTCTGGTACGAGAAACCTATCCTCAGGTGCATCTGGTATTTTTGACAGGTTACGATTATTTTGATTACGCCTTGTCTGCTGTCAAACTCGGTGTAGATGACTACTTGCTCAAGCCCTTTTCGCGTCAGGATATTGAGAAAATGTTAGGGAAAATCAAGCAAAAACTAGACAAGGAAGAAAAAGAAGAGCAGTTACAAGATTTATTAACCGATAAGTTTGAGGGAAATATTGCTCAGAAAATCCAGTCCCATCTAGCTGACAGTCAGTTTAGTTTGAAGTCTTTGGCCAGTGACCTAGGTTTTAGTCCGACTTATCTGAGTTCCTTAATTAAGAAAGAGTTGGGCTTGCCTTTTCAGGATTATCTGGTGAGAGAGCGTGTCAAACAGGCCAAGCTCTTGCTTCTGACCACAGATTTAAAGATTTATGAGATAGCCGAAAAGGTTGGTTTTGAAGATATGAACTATTTTACTCAACGTTTTAAACAGATTGCAGGTGTGACACCTCGTCAGTTTAAGAAGGGAGAAGGCCGATGA
- the msrB gene encoding peptide-methionine (R)-S-oxide reductase MsrB, with amino-acid sequence MNDKVKLFVLAGVILLVLTGFYFLLMRNAGQTDSSQIEKASVSQGGKTVKKTEVSKDADLHEIYLAGGCFWGVEEYFSRVPGVTDAVSGYANGRGETTKYELINQTGHAETVHVTYDANQISLKEILLHYFRIINPTSKNKQGNDVGTQYRTGVYYTDDKDLEVINQVFDEVAKKYDQPLAVEKENLKNFVVAEDYHQDYLKKNPNGYCHINVNQAAYPVIDASKYPKPSDEELKKTLSPEEYAVTQKNQTERAFSNRYWDKFESGIYVDVATGEPLFSSKDKFESGCGWPSFTQPISPDVVTYKEDKSYNMTRMEVRSRVGDSHLGHVFTDGPQDKGGLRYCINSLSIRFIPKDQMEEKGYAYLLDYVD; translated from the coding sequence ATGAATGATAAAGTAAAACTTTTTGTCTTGGCAGGGGTCATTCTCCTAGTCCTAACCGGTTTCTATTTTCTATTGATGCGAAATGCAGGGCAGACAGACAGCTCGCAAATTGAGAAAGCGTCAGTTAGCCAAGGAGGAAAAACAGTGAAAAAAACAGAAGTGAGTAAAGACGCAGACTTGCACGAAATTTATCTAGCTGGAGGATGTTTCTGGGGAGTGGAGGAATACTTCTCACGCGTGCCTGGAGTGACAGATGCCGTTTCTGGCTATGCAAACGGTAGAGGGGAAACAACCAAGTACGAATTGATTAACCAAACAGGTCATGCGGAAACCGTCCATGTCACTTACGACGCCAATCAAATTTCCCTCAAGGAGATCCTGCTTCATTACTTCCGCATTATCAATCCAACCAGCAAAAATAAACAAGGAAATGATGTGGGAACCCAGTATCGTACTGGCGTTTATTACACAGATGACAAGGATTTGGAGGTAATCAACCAAGTCTTTGATGAAGTTGCTAAGAAATATGACCAACCTCTGGCAGTTGAAAAGGAAAACTTGAAGAATTTTGTGGTGGCGGAGGATTATCACCAAGACTATCTCAAGAAAAATCCAAATGGCTACTGTCATATAAATGTCAATCAAGCTGCCTATCCCGTCATTGATGCCAGCAAATATCCTAAACCAAGCGATGAAGAATTGAAAAAGACCTTGTCACCTGAGGAGTACGCAGTTACCCAGAAAAATCAAACAGAACGAGCTTTTTCAAACCGCTACTGGGATAAATTCGAATCTGGTATCTATGTGGATGTGGCAACTGGCGAACCCCTCTTTTCATCAAAAGACAAGTTTGAGTCTGGTTGTGGCTGGCCTAGTTTCACCCAACCAATTAGTCCAGATGTTGTCACTTACAAGGAAGATAAGTCTTACAATATGACGCGCATGGAAGTGAGAAGTCGAGTTGGAGATTCTCACCTTGGCCATGTCTTTACAGATGGGCCTCAGGACAAGGGTGGCTTGCGCTACTGTATCAATAGTCTTTCTATCCGATTTATTCCCAAAGACCAAATGGAAGAAAAAGGCTATGCCTATTTACTAGATTATGTCGATTAA
- a CDS encoding redoxin family protein encodes MKKWQTCLLGVGSICCLAACSAKNMADESTMKEQTKTEQVSSKTATKGQEVADFELTGVDGKTYRLSDYKGKKVYLKFWASWCSICLASLPDTDEIAKDAGDDYVVLTVVSPGHKGEQSEADFKNWYKGLDYKNFPVLIDPSGKLLESYGVRSYPTQAFIDKEGKLVKTQPGFMDKEMILKELKEMG; translated from the coding sequence ATGAAAAAATGGCAAACATGTCTCCTTGGAGTAGGCTCAATCTGTTGCTTGGCAGCCTGTTCGGCTAAAAACATGGCAGACGAGTCTACTATGAAGGAGCAAACCAAAACAGAACAAGTTAGTTCGAAAACTGCGACTAAAGGTCAGGAAGTCGCTGATTTTGAACTGACAGGTGTAGATGGCAAGACCTATCGTTTGTCTGATTACAAGGGCAAGAAAGTCTATCTTAAATTCTGGGCTTCTTGGTGTTCCATCTGTCTAGCCAGCCTTCCAGATACGGATGAAATCGCTAAGGATGCTGGTGATGACTATGTGGTCTTGACAGTGGTGTCTCCTGGACACAAGGGGGAGCAATCTGAAGCGGACTTTAAGAATTGGTACAAGGGATTGGATTATAAAAATTTTCCAGTTTTAATTGATCCATCAGGTAAACTCTTGGAAAGTTATGGTGTCCGTTCTTATCCGACTCAAGCCTTTATAGACAAGGAAGGCAAGCTGGTCAAAACGCAACCAGGTTTTATGGATAAGGAAATGATTTTAAAAGAATTGAAAGAAATGGGGTAG
- the ccdA2 gene encoding thiol-disulfide oxidoreductase-associated membrane protein CcdA2 codes for MDNVIFFISVFLAGILSFFSPCILPLLPVYAGVLLDDKNDAQASSGKFSISLVSLLRTLAFIAGISFIFILLGYGAGFLGNLLYASWFQYVTGAIIILLGLHQMEVLHLQGLYKERRLQLKRQGQKGNGYSQAFLLGLTFSFAWTPCVGPVLGSVLALAASGGSGALQGAGLMLVYTLGLALPFLVLALASSYVLKHFRKLHPYLGTLKKVGGFLIIVMGILVLLGNASILTTLFE; via the coding sequence ATGGACAATGTAATCTTTTTTATTAGTGTTTTTCTTGCTGGAATTCTTTCCTTCTTTTCTCCTTGTATTTTACCCTTGTTGCCAGTCTATGCGGGGGTCTTGTTGGATGATAAGAATGATGCTCAGGCTTCTAGTGGAAAATTTTCAATCTCACTTGTTAGTTTATTGCGAACTTTGGCCTTTATAGCGGGGATTTCTTTTATCTTTATCTTACTGGGTTATGGAGCTGGTTTTTTAGGCAATTTGCTTTATGCTTCCTGGTTTCAGTATGTGACAGGTGCGATTATCATTCTCTTGGGCTTACACCAGATGGAAGTCCTACATTTGCAGGGGCTTTACAAGGAAAGAAGACTACAATTAAAGAGACAGGGGCAAAAGGGTAACGGCTATAGTCAGGCATTTTTACTGGGGTTGACCTTTAGTTTTGCTTGGACGCCATGTGTGGGGCCAGTTCTGGGCTCTGTTTTGGCCTTGGCGGCTTCAGGTGGTTCAGGAGCTTTGCAGGGTGCTGGTCTCATGTTGGTTTACACGCTGGGTTTGGCGCTACCATTTTTGGTTCTAGCTCTTGCCTCTAGCTATGTTTTGAAACATTTCCGAAAACTCCATCCTTATCTCGGAACCCTCAAAAAAGTAGGTGGTTTCCTCATTATCGTGATGGGAATCTTGGTTCTTTTGGGAAATGCTTCCATTTTGACTACATTATTTGAATAG
- a CDS encoding GNAT family N-acetyltransferase encodes MKAIGTQMLQTDRLILRRFVESDAEAMFQNWASSAENLIYVSWDPHPDVEVTRNSIRNWVASYTNPNYYKWAICLKENPEHVIGDISIIEMHEEDLSCEIGYVLGKNFWGRGMMTEALKAVLDFCFTQAGFQKVRARYASLNPASGRVMEKAGMSYLKTIANGVERKDYVADLIYYQISREDR; translated from the coding sequence ATGAAAGCAATCGGTACGCAAATGTTACAGACAGACCGATTAATCTTGAGAAGATTTGTGGAGAGTGATGCGGAAGCCATGTTTCAAAATTGGGCTTCGTCTGCTGAGAATCTAATCTATGTCTCTTGGGATCCTCATCCTGATGTCGAGGTGACTCGGAACTCGATTCGAAATTGGGTTGCATCCTATACCAATCCCAACTATTACAAATGGGCCATTTGTCTCAAAGAGAACCCAGAGCATGTGATAGGAGATATCAGCATCATTGAAATGCACGAGGAAGATTTAAGTTGTGAAATTGGGTATGTTTTAGGAAAAAACTTTTGGGGCCGAGGTATGATGACAGAGGCCTTGAAAGCTGTGCTAGACTTCTGTTTTACTCAAGCAGGCTTTCAAAAAGTCAGAGCTCGTTACGCCAGTCTCAACCCAGCTTCAGGCCGTGTGATGGAAAAAGCGGGAATGTCTTATCTAAAAACCATTGCCAATGGTGTGGAGAGAAAAGACTACGTTGCGGACCTTATTTATTACCAGATAAGTAGGGAGGACAGGTGA
- the nadE gene encoding ammonia-dependent NAD(+) synthetase gives MSLQEVIIQQLGVKPVIDAQEEIRRSIDFLKRYLKKYPFLKTFVLGISGGQDSTLAGRLAQLAMEEMRAETGDDSYQFISVRLPYGVQADEADAQKALAFIQPDVSLVVNIKESADAMTAAVEATGSPVSDFNKGNIKARSRMIAQYALAGAHSGAVIGTDHAAENITGFFTKFGDGGADILPLYRLNKRQGKQLLKELGADSALYEKIPTADLEEDKPGLADEVALGVTYNEIDDYLEGKTISPEAQATIENWWHKGQHKRHLPITVFDDFWE, from the coding sequence ATGAGTTTGCAAGAGGTCATTATCCAGCAACTAGGTGTCAAACCAGTGATTGACGCCCAAGAGGAAATTCGTCGTTCCATTGACTTTTTAAAGAGATACTTGAAAAAATATCCTTTCCTTAAAACCTTTGTACTAGGGATTTCTGGGGGTCAGGACTCAACCTTGGCAGGGCGCTTGGCGCAATTAGCTATGGAAGAAATGCGAGCAGAGACAGGAGATGACAGCTACCAATTTATTTCTGTCCGCCTGCCATATGGAGTGCAAGCTGATGAAGCAGATGCTCAAAAAGCTCTTGCTTTCATCCAGCCAGATGTCAGCTTGGTTGTGAATATCAAGGAATCAGCTGATGCTATGACAGCTGCAGTTGAAGCGACAGGAAGTCCTGTTTCAGACTTTAACAAGGGCAATATTAAAGCTCGTAGTCGTATGATTGCCCAATATGCCCTTGCGGGTGCCCATAGCGGAGCCGTCATTGGAACAGACCATGCTGCGGAAAATATCACAGGCTTTTTTACAAAGTTTGGTGACGGTGGTGCAGATATTCTCCCACTTTATCGCCTCAATAAACGTCAAGGGAAACAACTCTTGAAGGAACTTGGTGCAGACTCAGCTCTTTATGAAAAAATCCCAACAGCAGACCTAGAAGAAGACAAACCTGGACTTGCAGACGAAGTAGCCTTGGGAGTCACTTACAATGAAATTGACGACTACCTTGAAGGCAAAACCATCAGTCCAGAAGCCCAAGCAACTATCGAAAACTGGTGGCACAAAGGCCAACACAAACGCCACCTACCAATTACCGTCTTTGATGACTTTTGGGAGTAA
- a CDS encoding nicotinate phosphoribosyltransferase, translating into MYPDDSLTLHTDLYQINMMQVYFDQGIHNKKAVFEVYFRQQPFQNGYAVFAGLERIVHYLKDLRFSDSDIDYLETLGYHGAFLDYLRNLKLELTVRSAQEGDLVFANEPIVQVEGPLAQCQLVETALLNIVNFQTLIATKAARIRSVIEDEPLMEFGTRRAQEMDAAIWGTRAAVIGGANGTSNVRAGKLFGIPVLGTHAHALVQVYGNDYKAFKAYASTHRDCVFLVDTYDTLRIGVPAAIQVARELGDKINFKGVRIDSGDIAYISKKVRQQLDEAGYPDAKIYASNDLDENTILNLKMQHAKIDVWGVGTKLITAYDQPALGAVYKIVAIEDETGKMRNTIKLSSNAEKVSTPGKKQVWRITSREKGKSEGDYITYDGVDVSAMTEIKMFHPTYTYIKKTVRNFDAVPLLVEIFKEGTLVYNLPSLTEIQAYARKEFDKLWDEYKRVLNPQHYPVDLARDIWQDKMDLIDKMRKEALGEGEEE; encoded by the coding sequence ATGTATCCAGATGATAGTTTGACATTGCACACGGACTTGTACCAGATTAACATGATGCAAGTTTACTTTGACCAAGGAATTCACAATAAGAAGGCGGTTTTTGAGGTTTACTTCCGTCAGCAACCTTTTCAGAACGGTTATGCAGTTTTTGCTGGTTTGGAAAGAATTGTACATTATCTTAAAGACTTGCGCTTTTCAGATAGCGATATTGACTACTTGGAGACGCTTGGCTATCATGGGGCATTTTTAGACTACCTCCGCAATCTCAAGTTGGAGTTGACGGTTCGTTCTGCCCAAGAAGGGGACCTTGTTTTTGCTAATGAGCCAATTGTTCAAGTTGAAGGCCCTCTAGCCCAATGCCAATTGGTCGAAACGGCTCTCTTAAACATCGTTAATTTTCAAACCTTGATAGCGACAAAGGCAGCACGTATTCGTTCAGTCATTGAAGATGAGCCTTTGATGGAATTCGGAACACGTCGTGCGCAAGAAATGGATGCAGCTATCTGGGGAACACGCGCAGCCGTGATTGGTGGAGCCAACGGGACTAGCAATGTGCGAGCAGGGAAGCTCTTTGGTATTCCTGTCTTAGGTACTCATGCTCATGCCTTGGTACAGGTTTATGGAAACGACTATAAGGCCTTTAAGGCCTATGCTTCAACCCATCGTGACTGTGTCTTTCTAGTAGATACATATGATACGCTTCGCATCGGTGTGCCAGCTGCTATTCAGGTAGCTCGTGAACTGGGAGACAAGATTAATTTTAAAGGCGTTCGTATCGACTCAGGGGATATAGCCTATATTTCCAAGAAAGTTCGCCAACAGTTAGATGAGGCTGGATATCCAGATGCCAAAATTTACGCTTCCAATGACCTCGATGAAAATACCATCCTTAACCTCAAAATGCAACACGCCAAGATTGATGTCTGGGGGGTGGGTACCAAGCTGATTACAGCCTATGATCAGCCAGCTCTTGGGGCAGTTTATAAGATTGTGGCTATCGAAGATGAAACTGGTAAGATGCGCAATACCATCAAGCTTTCAAGCAATGCTGAAAAAGTATCGACCCCAGGTAAGAAGCAGGTATGGCGCATTACCAGCCGTGAAAAAGGCAAGTCAGAAGGTGACTACATTACTTATGATGGTGTGGATGTGAGCGCCATGACTGAAATCAAGATGTTCCATCCAACTTATACTTACATCAAGAAGACCGTTCGAAATTTTGATGCCGTTCCTCTCTTGGTGGAAATTTTCAAAGAAGGAACATTAGTTTACAACTTGCCTAGTTTAACTGAGATTCAAGCCTATGCTCGTAAGGAATTTGACAAGCTTTGGGATGAGTATAAACGGGTACTCAATCCGCAACACTATCCAGTGGACTTGGCGCGTGATATTTGGCAGGACAAAATGGACTTGATTGACAAGATGCGCAAAGAAGCCCTTGGTGAAGGAGAAGAAGAATGA
- a CDS encoding DUF6773 family protein, with protein sequence MKNRFFYYQLLDEREEQLFNKAGTESFYMFIGLILLSYLVAVLAPALFNPDILLVTLLLGIFFFFNRARDLGVNYYSRFHFTIIGCLLVTLAITTLLMLQNYQFNIEIYQHNPLNVKYLSAWVITYLIYLPWVFIGNLGLKSYGEWAQKKFEQDMDELENGE encoded by the coding sequence ATGAAAAATAGATTTTTTTATTATCAATTATTAGACGAAAGAGAAGAACAACTGTTTAACAAAGCTGGGACAGAGTCTTTTTATATGTTTATCGGGCTCATTCTGCTAAGCTATCTGGTGGCTGTATTAGCACCTGCTCTTTTTAATCCTGATATTCTTCTGGTTACCCTTCTTTTAGGAATTTTCTTCTTTTTCAATCGTGCTCGAGATTTGGGTGTGAACTACTATAGTCGTTTTCATTTTACAATTATAGGGTGTTTGCTGGTAACTCTCGCTATTACGACTCTTTTGATGTTGCAGAATTATCAATTCAATATTGAAATTTATCAGCACAATCCTCTGAACGTTAAATATTTGTCTGCTTGGGTTATTACTTATCTAATTTACCTTCCTTGGGTTTTTATCGGCAATCTCGGCCTTAAAAGTTATGGCGAATGGGCTCAAAAAAAGTTTGAGCAAGATATGGATGAACTTGAGAATGGAGAATAG